A single Ctenopharyngodon idella isolate HZGC_01 chromosome 22, HZGC01, whole genome shotgun sequence DNA region contains:
- the ptk6b gene encoding protein-tyrosine kinase 6b has product MGDCLRKTCPCLKTLWDKIFGPSKGDGENSVKSDCTGEEPGNTSRYDPQPQPPPPSPRPPKPEENGADIYTALWDFEARDEKELSFKAGDMFEITNRSGDWWSAKKLDSFGRGETGFVPFNYVARAESIQSQPWFFGKMSRFEAMSLLMLPGNDNGSFLVRISESDSMGFVISVKTQNKAKHFKIYQTSGQVYVDPSPTFASVLEVVEYYQTHPLSTSDKLKRPCIRNKPQLQGLSPSTDDEWELPKEEFTLGTKLGGGHFADVYSGTWRNQTKVAIKILKKTDAVVQREFHLEVQIMKRLRHRHLIALFAICTSSTPFYIITELVEKGDLLNFLRMGEGKALEMESLIDMAAQVADGMAYLEANHSIHRDLAARNVLVGEGYVCKIADFGLARVIKEPVYISDDKKIPYKWTAPEAISHGRFSSKSDVWSFGILLYEIVTHGGMPYPGYQPGEVYSLVAERHYRMPSPPGCPQIIYNIMKSCWRADPGDRPTFEVLRHELDIYQVSLYEDLGKKPEPLNSWIPKRD; this is encoded by the exons ATGGGGGATTGTTTGAGAAAAACTTGCCCATGTCTTAAGACATTGTGGGACAAAATATTCGGACCCTCAAAGGGCGATGGAGAAAACAGCGTGAAATCTGACTGCACGGGTGAAGAACCCGGTAATACAAGTCGTTACGATCCGCAGCCGCAGCCACCGCCACCATCACCTCGACCTCCGAAGCCAGAGGAGAATGGTGCTGATATTTATACTGCTCTATGGGACTTTGAGGCACGCGACGAAAAGGAGTTGTCGTTCAAAGCTGGTGATATGTTCGAGATTACCAACCGTTCCGGTGACTGGTGGAGTGCGAAGAAACTCGACTCATTCGGCCGCGGGGAAACCGGTTTTGTTCCGTTCAATTATGTGGCGCGAGCGGAATCTATACAGTCTCAACC GTGGTTTTTTGGAAAGATGAGTCGTTTTGAAGCAATGAGTCTCCTCATGTTACCAGGAAATGATAATGGATCCTTCCTTGTGCGAATTAGTGAGAGTGACAGCATGGGCTTCGTGatctcag TGAAGACACAGAACAAAGCAAAACACTTCAAGATCTACCAGACTAGTGGTCAGGTCTATGTGGATCCGTCTCCTACATTCGCCAGTGTATTAGAGGTGGTTGAATATTATCAAACTCACCCATTATCCACTTCAGACAAACTGAAGCGACCCTGTATTCGG AATAAGCCTCAGCTGCAGGGTCTGTCACCCTCCACAGACGATGAGTGGGAACTGCCTAAAGAAGAATTTACCCTTGGAACGAAGCTGGGTGGTGGCCACTTTGCTGACGTTTACAGTGGCACGTGGAGAAATCAGACTAAAGTGGCCATCAAAATCCTCAAGAAAACTG atGCTGTGGTGCAGAGGGAATTTCATTTGGAGGTGCAGATCATGAAGCGTCTGCGTCACAGGCACCTGATTGCACTCTTTGCCATCTGCACTTCTTCCACCCCATTTTACATCATCACAGAACTAGTAGAGAAGGGCGACCTGCTTAATTTCCTCAGAA TGGGAGAGGGTAAGGCTTTGGAAATGGAGTCTCTGATTGACATGGCAGCTCAAGTAGCAGATGGGATGGCATATTTAGAGGCAAATCACAGTATTCATAGAGACCTTGCTGCAAGAAATGTTCTAGTCGGAGAGGGCTATGTCTGCAAAATTGCTGATTTTGGCCTAGCTCGAGTCATTAAG GAGCCTGTTTATATATCTGATGACAAGAAAATACCATATAAATGGACCGCACCTGAGGCTATCAGTCATGGCCGTTTCTCAAGTAAATCTGATGTCTGGTCATTTGGGATTCTCCTTTATGAGATTGTCACGCATGGAGGCATGCCTTACCCAG GTTATCAGCCTGGTGAGGTGTATAGTCTCGTCGCAGAAAGACACTATAGAATGCCTTCACCACCCGGTTGTCCACAGATCATTTACAACATCATGAAATCTTGCTGGAGAGCAGATCCAGGAGACCGTCCCACTTTTGAGGTTCTGAGACATGAACTAGACATCTATCAAGTGAGCCTCTATGAAGATTTGGGCAAAAAGCCTGAGCCGTTAAATTCTTGGATACCAAAACGAGACTGA